The Siniperca chuatsi isolate FFG_IHB_CAS unplaced genomic scaffold, ASM2008510v1 Contig00096, whole genome shotgun sequence genome has a segment encoding these proteins:
- the LOC122872735 gene encoding GTPase IMAP family member 4-like, whose amino-acid sequence MKLPTIQQQDINSNKTSQVNCFYKTKMASKPLHLQPELRIVLVGKTGVWKTTIMNALLGNSPKASASSDTTECQIVNKVEVGEQKLLVIDTPGVHNTEMTEEEIVKCITYAAAAGPHVFLYVLKLGALSTEDYTTREIIQRMFGEESKNYTLAVFNGPCSDTVVKQIQETFISEFRGGYYFFNNKNTSGNQVSGLLEKINKMVEKNEGKNYTSEMLKKAQEVMEKEGITSDKPTDDNLRAGVKLLLSLTAGELLAESVLGIVDSVVGQIEKKVKM is encoded by the exons atGAAATTACCAACTATTCAACAACAAGACATCAACAGCAACAAGACATCACAAGTCAACTGCTTCTACAAGACAAAGATGGCCAGCAAACCTCTTCATCTTC AGCCAGAGCTCAGGATTGTGCTCGTTGGAAAGACTGGAGTTTGGAAGACTACAATCATGAACGCCCTCCTGGGAAACTCACCTAAGGCCTCTGCTTCCTCAGACACAACAGAGTGCCAGATAGTGAATAAAGTAGAGGTTGGTGAACAAAAGCTGCTTGTTATCGACACTCCAGGTGTGCATAACACCGAGATGACAGAGGAAGAAATCGTAAAATGCATCAcatatgctgctgctgctggtccaCATGTGTTCCTGTATGTGCTGAAGCTAGGTGCTCTGTCAACTGAAGATTACACCACAAGGGAAATCATTCAGAGGATGTTTGGTGAAGAGTCCAAAAATTACACTTTGGCCGTGTTTAACGGTCCATGTTCTGACACAGTTGTCAAACAAATACAGGAAACCTTCATCAGTGAATTCCGCGGGGGTTACTAttttttcaacaacaaaaatacgTCCGGCAACCAAGTGTCTGGGCTACTGGAGAAGATCAACAAAATGGTTGAAAAGAACGAGGGGAAGAATTACACCAGTGAGATGCTGAAAAAGGCACAGGAAGTCATGGAAAAAGAGGGCATAACATCTGACAAGCCAACAGATGATAATCTGCGCGCGGGGGTTAAACTTCTTTTAAGTTTGACCGCGGGCGAGTTACTGGCAGAATCTGTGCTAGGAATAGTTGACTCTGTGGTGGGCCAAATtgagaaaaaagtcaaaatgtga